In Paenibacillus sp. FSL R7-0345, a single window of DNA contains:
- the obgE gene encoding GTPase ObgE codes for MFVDKAKIYVKGGDGGDGLVAFRREKYVPEGGPAGGDGGRGGDVIFRVDEGLRTLMDFRYQRHFKADRGIKGRNKSQHGANADHMIVRIPPGTILIDDDTQEVIADMTRHGQQVVVAKGGRGGRGNVRFATANNPAPELAENGEEGQERYIVMELKVMADVGLVGFPSVGKSTLLSVVSAAQPKIGAYHFTTITPNLGVVAAGDGRSFVMADLPGLIEGASEGVGLGHEFLRHVERTRIIIHVVDMSGSEGRDPFEDWVLINDELKQYNANLLDRPQIVAANKMDMPDSEANLATFREKIAEIRPDLEIMPISSLTRQGIQELLYRAADILDSIPVAPVVEEVAEIVERKVYKLEAEADDSFTITRDNEAYVVSSPRIEKMLKRMQLSTHDAILKLARTLRHMGVDAELRKRGAVEGTIVRIGDFEFEFVESSSYY; via the coding sequence ATGTTCGTAGACAAAGCTAAGATTTATGTTAAAGGCGGCGACGGCGGGGATGGTCTCGTAGCCTTCCGCCGTGAGAAATATGTTCCGGAAGGCGGACCGGCCGGTGGTGACGGCGGCCGCGGAGGCGACGTTATTTTCCGTGTGGATGAAGGCTTGCGCACCCTGATGGATTTCCGTTATCAGCGCCATTTCAAGGCTGACCGCGGCATTAAAGGCCGTAACAAAAGCCAGCACGGCGCAAATGCTGACCATATGATCGTAAGGATTCCTCCAGGAACCATACTGATTGATGATGATACCCAGGAAGTGATTGCCGACATGACCCGTCACGGCCAGCAAGTGGTTGTAGCGAAGGGCGGTCGGGGCGGCCGCGGAAATGTCCGGTTCGCCACTGCTAATAATCCTGCACCTGAACTTGCCGAGAATGGGGAAGAGGGCCAGGAACGCTATATTGTAATGGAACTGAAGGTTATGGCTGATGTGGGCCTGGTAGGCTTCCCGAGCGTAGGCAAATCCACGCTGTTGTCGGTAGTATCGGCGGCGCAGCCTAAGATCGGTGCATATCACTTTACTACAATTACCCCGAACCTTGGTGTGGTTGCAGCAGGTGACGGGCGCAGCTTCGTTATGGCGGATCTGCCGGGACTGATTGAAGGGGCCAGTGAAGGTGTGGGCCTTGGACATGAATTCCTGCGCCACGTTGAACGGACACGGATTATTATTCATGTGGTGGATATGTCCGGCTCCGAGGGACGCGATCCGTTTGAGGATTGGGTGCTGATTAACGACGAGCTGAAGCAGTATAATGCTAATCTGCTTGACCGTCCGCAGATCGTGGCGGCGAATAAGATGGATATGCCGGATTCGGAGGCCAATCTCGCTACTTTCCGTGAAAAAATCGCGGAGATCCGCCCGGATCTGGAGATTATGCCGATTTCTTCACTTACCCGGCAGGGTATTCAGGAGCTGCTCTACCGGGCGGCGGATATTCTTGACAGCATTCCGGTCGCACCGGTAGTCGAGGAAGTTGCCGAGATTGTGGAGCGCAAGGTGTACAAGCTGGAGGCCGAGGCGGATGACAGCTTCACTATCACGCGTGACAACGAAGCCTATGTTGTCAGCAGCCCGCGCATTGAGAAGATGCTCAAACGTATGCAGCTGAGCACTCATGATGCGATCCTGAAGCTGGCCCGTACACTGCGTCATATGGGTGTCGATGCCGAGCTGCGCAAACGCGGAGCTGTGGAAGGGACGATCGTCCGGATCGGAGATTTCGAATTCGAGTTTGTTGAGAGCAGCAGCTACTATTAA
- a CDS encoding ribosomal-processing cysteine protease Prp, whose amino-acid sequence MINVRITRASDIGTVIGFEVEGHAGYAKRGEDIVCAGVSAVTVGTVNSIEALTGIIMDTSMKNGFLSGTLGSVEDAEISVKVQLLLESMVLMLSDIAESYGKYIKIQQVII is encoded by the coding sequence ATGATTAACGTGCGGATTACACGGGCTTCGGACATAGGTACTGTTATCGGTTTTGAGGTGGAAGGGCATGCAGGTTATGCCAAACGCGGTGAAGATATTGTGTGTGCCGGAGTATCTGCTGTTACAGTGGGCACCGTCAACTCAATTGAGGCTCTGACCGGAATTATCATGGATACGTCCATGAAGAACGGCTTTTTAAGCGGAACCCTGGGTTCAGTGGAGGATGCCGAAATCTCCGTCAAAGTTCAACTGCTGCTGGAATCCATGGTCTTAATGCTCAGTGATATCGCAGAATCATACGGGAAGTATATTAAGATACAGCAAGTTATCATTTAA
- the pheA gene encoding prephenate dehydratase, with amino-acid sequence MKSIAVLPQGTVSHEALLHLFGDEPVSINHHKLISDVFLSTAGGTTDYSVIPIENTIDGSVSLHIDWLINEVNLPMQAEWIFPSIQNLIGHPGEFKNSSGEKDYSGIVKILSHPVAMAQCLQFIREHAPWAELESVGSTSEAVEIVKNNPGRGWAAIGTALGAATHGLEIVERKITDHHNNYTRFVLVGPQKLSLQKKSSGDKTSILVTLPEDFPGALHQVLAAFAWRRLNLSRIESRPTKKKLGTYYFYIDVLEPIESVLLPAAIEEIKALGCQVRILGSYPTYTYEEEKAEVQ; translated from the coding sequence ATGAAATCAATAGCGGTATTGCCGCAGGGTACGGTATCCCACGAAGCGCTGCTGCATTTATTTGGTGACGAGCCGGTCAGCATTAATCATCACAAGCTGATCTCCGATGTTTTTCTCTCGACGGCAGGCGGAACTACGGATTATAGTGTGATTCCGATTGAGAATACGATCGACGGTTCGGTAAGCCTGCATATTGACTGGCTTATCAATGAAGTGAATCTGCCTATGCAGGCGGAATGGATCTTTCCGTCCATTCAGAATCTGATCGGTCATCCCGGAGAGTTCAAGAATAGCAGCGGCGAAAAGGACTATTCCGGAATTGTGAAGATCCTCTCTCATCCCGTTGCTATGGCACAGTGTCTGCAGTTTATCCGTGAGCATGCGCCATGGGCTGAGCTCGAATCAGTGGGAAGCACTTCCGAGGCTGTGGAAATTGTGAAGAACAATCCTGGCCGGGGCTGGGCCGCTATCGGCACAGCGCTTGGAGCCGCCACACACGGCCTGGAGATTGTCGAGCGCAAAATTACGGATCACCATAATAACTACACGCGCTTTGTTCTGGTAGGACCGCAGAAGCTGAGCCTTCAGAAGAAAAGCTCCGGGGACAAGACCAGCATTCTTGTAACGCTGCCGGAGGATTTCCCGGGAGCCCTGCATCAGGTGCTGGCTGCCTTTGCCTGGCGGCGGCTGAACTTATCACGCATTGAATCAAGGCCGACCAAGAAGAAATTGGGTACTTATTATTTTTACATTGATGTGCTGGAACCGATCGAATCGGTCCTGCTGCCTGCTGCGATCGAAGAGATCAAGGCATTGGGCTGCCAGGTACGGATTCTGGGCTCGTATCCCACATACACCTATGAAGAAGAGAAAGCGGAGGTGCAGTAG
- the ilvE gene encoding branched-chain-amino-acid transaminase — protein sequence MAEQWIYLDGQHVNKENAKVSVFDHGFLYGDGIFEGIRIYNGNIFKCKEHLDRLYDSAKSIMLDIPLTYDEMLEAMAETIRLNEMRDGYIRLIVSRGVGNLGLDPRRCPKASVIIVVEQLAIYPEQAYLNGLRAVSVSQRRNLPDALNPKIKSLNYLNNILVKIQSNLAEADEAIMMNAQGYVTEGSGDNIFIVKKGVVYTPPCYLGALEGITRLAIIELCEKLGLPLKEEPFTMHDVYIADEVFFTGTAAEVIAAREIDGRIIGEGHAGPITLQLLEEFRNAVDKDGYKVWE from the coding sequence ATGGCTGAGCAATGGATCTATCTGGATGGACAACACGTAAATAAGGAAAATGCAAAGGTATCCGTATTTGATCATGGTTTTCTTTACGGTGACGGTATTTTCGAAGGCATCCGTATTTATAACGGCAACATTTTTAAATGCAAAGAGCATCTGGACAGGCTGTATGATTCGGCCAAATCTATTATGCTGGACATTCCGCTGACGTATGATGAGATGCTGGAAGCCATGGCGGAAACGATCCGCCTGAATGAAATGCGCGACGGCTATATCCGTCTGATTGTTTCGCGCGGTGTAGGTAATCTTGGACTCGATCCGCGCCGCTGTCCTAAGGCCAGTGTAATCATCGTTGTCGAGCAGCTTGCGATCTATCCGGAGCAGGCTTACCTCAACGGCTTGCGTGCCGTATCTGTATCCCAGCGCCGCAACCTTCCGGATGCGCTCAATCCGAAGATCAAGTCGCTTAACTATCTGAACAATATCCTCGTCAAAATCCAGTCTAACCTGGCTGAAGCTGACGAAGCGATCATGATGAATGCCCAGGGCTACGTAACTGAAGGCTCCGGTGATAATATCTTTATCGTTAAAAAAGGAGTCGTGTACACGCCGCCTTGCTACCTGGGCGCGCTGGAAGGCATCACCCGTCTTGCAATCATTGAGCTGTGTGAGAAGCTGGGTCTGCCTTTAAAGGAAGAGCCTTTCACTATGCATGACGTGTATATTGCTGATGAAGTGTTCTTCACCGGAACTGCTGCCGAAGTTATCGCCGCACGCGAGATCGACGGGCGGATTATCGGCGAAGGACATGCCGGTCCGATCACGCTGCAGCTGCTTGAAGAATTCCGTAACGCCGTGGATAAAGACGGCTATAAAGTCTGGGAGTAA
- a CDS encoding SPFH domain-containing protein, producing MAIIEVVKYDGPPGVFAWKYPEQELGTWTQLIVNESQEAILFKGGQALDSFTAGRHTLSTANIPVLSSIVNLPFGGKSPFTAEVWFVNKLNSMNVKWGTSSPLQLQDPKYNVMVSVRSFGQFGVRIDDARKFLLKLVGTLPRFDQETMLSYFRGLLMSNINELISSYLVHKKISVLEINAYVVEISRHIQGRLAPAFLDNGIELNNFYIDSINIPEDDPVTLRLKEALAKKAEMDIIGYTYQQERSFDTIEEAAGNPGNLGAGIMNAGLGMGMGFGFAGPAADMVGRMTRGIREQGGAAAGGFNGKACPDCGEVSPDYARFCSRCGKGFKEADSAGEDSIPCRGCGKRVAARARFCTHCGESMILKCAGCGHELAAGQKFCGECGRRTG from the coding sequence ATGGCTATTATTGAGGTAGTGAAATATGACGGGCCTCCCGGCGTGTTCGCCTGGAAGTACCCTGAGCAGGAGCTCGGTACCTGGACGCAGCTTATCGTCAATGAATCGCAGGAGGCTATCCTGTTTAAGGGAGGGCAGGCGCTGGATTCTTTTACAGCCGGGAGACATACGCTCAGTACAGCAAATATCCCGGTCCTTTCTAGCATTGTGAACCTGCCGTTCGGAGGGAAGTCCCCTTTTACAGCTGAGGTGTGGTTTGTGAACAAGCTCAATTCCATGAACGTCAAATGGGGCACCAGCTCACCGCTCCAGCTCCAGGACCCTAAATATAATGTGATGGTGTCGGTCCGCTCCTTTGGACAGTTTGGGGTAAGAATCGACGATGCACGCAAATTTCTGCTGAAGCTGGTGGGTACACTGCCCCGGTTTGACCAGGAGACCATGCTGAGTTATTTCCGCGGGCTGCTGATGTCCAATATCAATGAGCTGATTTCCTCCTATCTGGTTCATAAAAAAATCAGCGTGCTGGAAATCAATGCTTATGTAGTGGAGATCTCCCGGCACATTCAAGGCCGGCTGGCACCTGCCTTTTTGGACAATGGCATTGAACTTAACAATTTCTATATTGACTCCATTAACATTCCCGAAGATGACCCGGTTACACTGCGGCTGAAGGAAGCTCTGGCCAAAAAAGCAGAGATGGATATCATCGGCTATACCTATCAGCAGGAACGCAGCTTTGATACGATTGAAGAAGCGGCAGGGAATCCCGGCAATTTAGGGGCCGGGATCATGAATGCCGGTCTTGGCATGGGGATGGGCTTTGGTTTTGCCGGCCCGGCTGCTGACATGGTCGGCCGGATGACCAGGGGCATCAGGGAGCAGGGCGGAGCTGCCGCAGGCGGCTTTAACGGCAAAGCCTGTCCGGACTGCGGGGAAGTAAGCCCGGATTACGCCCGGTTCTGCAGCAGATGCGGCAAAGGGTTCAAGGAGGCTGATTCAGCCGGGGAGGATAGCATTCCCTGTAGGGGCTGTGGAAAGCGGGTGGCAGCACGGGCCAGGTTCTGTACGCACTGCGGAGAGAGTATGATTCTGAAATGTGCGGGCTGCGGGCATGAACTGGCAGCAGGGCAGAAGTTCTGCGGCGAGTGTGGCAGAAGAACAGGCTGA
- a CDS encoding Rne/Rng family ribonuclease: MKQMIVHCTQHVTRMALLENGRLVEYAAERDQQQGLVGSYYKGRVMNVLPGMQAAFVDIGQKKNAFLYVDDVLHPHLEKQPQVKPSIDTLLQPGQEIIVQVRKEPRGGKGARVTTHYTLPGRWMVYMPFAEYVGVSKKISRESERNRLKSIGDRLRRREEGLIMRTVSEDEQTDAVEGDLSFLRAQWEMILRRAEEASAPALLHTDLSIVQRFIRDAFNPQRDELMIDSAKAVREAEAFLAEMAPDGYKPVGFYRGQESIFAAYGVQEQLQRSFSRKIVLEGGGTLIWDETEALTVIDVNTAQYTGGSTLEETVTQTNLLAAEEIGRLIRLRDTGGIIIVDFIDMELEEHRRQVLERLERVICNDRTKTHILGWTQLGLLEMTRKKARHDEASFAPVICQCCGGTGKVGAWLE, from the coding sequence ATGAAACAAATGATCGTTCACTGCACGCAGCATGTTACCCGGATGGCACTTCTGGAGAACGGGCGGCTCGTGGAGTATGCGGCTGAACGCGATCAGCAGCAAGGGCTGGTCGGCAGTTATTACAAAGGCCGGGTTATGAATGTTCTGCCAGGCATGCAGGCTGCTTTTGTCGATATCGGACAGAAGAAAAATGCCTTTTTATATGTTGATGATGTCCTTCATCCCCATCTGGAGAAGCAGCCGCAGGTGAAGCCCTCCATTGATACCCTGCTGCAGCCCGGCCAGGAGATTATTGTCCAGGTGCGCAAAGAGCCGCGCGGCGGTAAAGGGGCACGGGTAACCACCCACTATACGCTGCCGGGACGCTGGATGGTGTACATGCCGTTTGCCGAATATGTCGGAGTGTCCAAAAAAATCAGCCGCGAATCCGAACGGAACCGGCTGAAGTCGATCGGCGATCGGCTGCGGCGGCGTGAAGAAGGGCTGATTATGCGGACTGTATCGGAGGATGAGCAGACGGATGCGGTCGAAGGCGATCTTTCCTTCCTGCGGGCGCAATGGGAAATGATTCTCCGCAGGGCAGAGGAAGCATCCGCTCCGGCTCTCCTGCATACTGATCTGAGCATTGTGCAGCGGTTTATCCGCGATGCCTTTAACCCGCAGCGGGATGAGCTGATGATTGACTCGGCTAAAGCGGTGCGGGAAGCAGAGGCCTTTTTGGCTGAAATGGCCCCTGACGGCTATAAGCCGGTCGGCTTCTACCGCGGGCAGGAGTCGATCTTTGCCGCTTACGGCGTGCAGGAGCAGCTGCAGAGAAGCTTCAGCCGCAAGATCGTCCTCGAAGGCGGGGGGACACTGATCTGGGATGAAACAGAAGCGCTCACGGTGATTGATGTGAACACAGCCCAGTATACAGGCGGTTCGACACTGGAAGAAACCGTGACGCAGACGAATCTTCTTGCAGCAGAGGAGATTGGCCGGCTGATCCGGCTGCGTGATACCGGAGGCATTATCATCGTCGATTTTATTGACATGGAGCTGGAAGAGCACCGCCGTCAGGTGCTGGAACGGCTGGAGCGTGTGATCTGCAATGACCGTACCAAGACACATATTCTGGGCTGGACACAGCTTGGCCTGCTGGAAATGACCCGTAAAAAGGCAAGGCATGACGAAGCAAGCTTTGCCCCGGTAATCTGCCAGTGCTGCGGAGGGACAGGCAAAGTCGGTGCCTGGCTGGAGTAA
- the rpmA gene encoding 50S ribosomal protein L27, whose translation MLKLDLQLFASKKGVGSTKNGRDSHSKRLGVKRADGQAVTGGNILVRQRGTKIHPGTNVGIGKDDTLFALVDGVVKFERWGRDRKKVSVYPVDVAPVAAAVEA comes from the coding sequence ATGTTGAAATTGGATCTTCAGTTATTCGCATCGAAAAAAGGTGTAGGTTCCACAAAGAACGGACGTGACTCCCACTCCAAGCGTCTTGGCGTGAAACGTGCTGATGGTCAGGCAGTTACCGGCGGTAACATCCTGGTTCGTCAACGCGGAACAAAGATTCACCCGGGCACTAACGTAGGCATCGGTAAAGATGATACGCTGTTCGCTCTGGTTGATGGCGTAGTGAAGTTCGAACGTTGGGGACGCGATCGCAAAAAAGTGAGCGTGTACCCGGTTGATGTCGCTCCGGTAGCAGCGGCAGTGGAAGCGTAA
- the thrB gene encoding homoserine kinase, whose protein sequence is MSMYGRSRVKVPASTANLGPGFDTLGMALSLYAWIEMEEAEETVFHFYGDQMNGLPCDKSNLLYQVAQMVFDEAGVSVPELSISMYSDIPLTRGLGSSASAIIGALAAANAMIGSPLDNAKLFDLACSLEKHPDNVGASLFGGIIAAVWDGTHADYIRIEPPGDMEVLVVIPEFELATTKARGVLPTEITVSDAVYNISRSSLLTAAFAAGRLDLIGRAMQDRLHQPYRAPLVPGMEKLLKEAPQHGALGIALSGAGPTLLCLVDAGSSRKQELELFLKETMAEHGIPAQTRWLPPCIDGVKAELVERNGMQNSSFLDMIKGEV, encoded by the coding sequence ATGAGTATGTATGGAAGGTCTAGAGTAAAAGTACCCGCCAGTACCGCCAATCTGGGACCCGGCTTTGATACGCTTGGGATGGCCTTGTCGCTGTATGCCTGGATTGAGATGGAAGAAGCCGAAGAGACGGTGTTTCACTTTTACGGCGATCAGATGAACGGGCTTCCCTGTGATAAAAGCAATCTGCTCTACCAGGTGGCCCAGATGGTATTTGACGAAGCGGGCGTTTCTGTTCCCGAGCTGTCCATTTCGATGTATTCGGATATTCCGCTGACCCGGGGGCTGGGCAGCAGCGCATCGGCAATTATCGGTGCACTCGCTGCAGCCAACGCGATGATCGGGTCGCCGCTGGATAACGCCAAACTGTTTGATCTGGCCTGCTCCCTCGAAAAGCATCCCGACAATGTCGGGGCCTCCCTGTTCGGCGGGATCATTGCAGCGGTTTGGGACGGCACTCATGCCGATTATATCCGGATCGAGCCGCCTGGGGACATGGAGGTACTCGTCGTTATTCCGGAGTTCGAGCTGGCTACGACCAAAGCACGGGGTGTGCTTCCGACTGAGATTACCGTCAGCGATGCCGTGTATAATATCAGCCGCAGCTCGCTGTTAACTGCTGCCTTTGCCGCAGGCAGGCTTGATCTGATCGGCCGGGCGATGCAGGATCGGCTGCACCAGCCTTACCGTGCGCCGCTCGTTCCCGGCATGGAGAAGCTGCTTAAAGAAGCCCCGCAGCACGGTGCGCTGGGAATTGCGCTTAGCGGCGCAGGCCCGACGCTGCTCTGTCTGGTGGATGCCGGCAGCAGCAGGAAGCAGGAGCTGGAGCTGTTCCTGAAGGAGACAATGGCCGAACATGGGATTCCGGCTCAGACCCGCTGGCTGCCTCCGTGTATTGACGGCGTGAAGGCAGAGCTGGTGGAAAGAAACGGGATGCAAAACAGCTCATTTTTGGATATGATAAAAGGAGAAGTATAG
- a CDS encoding Spo0B domain-containing protein encodes MKSWKSIIWAVMLSVTLPLGLVYWHTSLFTCLLLGVWTAAALALSLYYNRRHYEEELHIQEKTLQQAANRTLNHHRHDWMNDLQVLYGYIQLGKPDKSVQCVERIKERIALDSRISKLGIPSLVFYLHSFRTYSSTLELEVQIEEGLQLDDKLTPGRGDELTSVIMQTVRAYQYSGMVSQGDTRTLRLGFIQDKGDILISFESRGEHGNPELLQGQIYNIVQGKIMKAEQSKPGEAYVELRVPLEM; translated from the coding sequence ATGAAATCCTGGAAAAGTATAATCTGGGCAGTCATGTTATCCGTAACGCTTCCTTTAGGTCTCGTGTATTGGCACACCTCCCTTTTCACATGCCTGCTGCTCGGCGTATGGACAGCTGCAGCGCTTGCTCTCAGCCTTTATTACAACCGGCGTCATTATGAAGAGGAACTGCATATACAGGAGAAAACTCTGCAGCAGGCGGCAAACCGGACACTGAATCATCATCGTCATGACTGGATGAATGATCTGCAAGTGCTTTACGGATATATCCAGCTGGGCAAGCCTGATAAATCCGTGCAATGTGTGGAAAGAATAAAGGAACGAATTGCGCTTGACAGCAGGATCTCCAAGCTGGGCATTCCGTCACTGGTATTCTATCTGCATTCCTTCCGTACCTACAGCAGCACTCTGGAGCTCGAAGTACAGATCGAAGAAGGACTGCAGCTGGACGACAAGCTGACTCCCGGCCGGGGGGACGAGCTGACTTCCGTGATTATGCAGACGGTAAGGGCTTACCAATACAGCGGAATGGTGTCACAGGGTGATACGCGGACACTCCGTCTGGGATTTATACAGGATAAGGGTGACATTCTTATCTCTTTCGAAAGCAGGGGAGAGCATGGCAATCCCGAGCTGCTGCAGGGGCAAATTTATAATATAGTCCAAGGAAAAATCATGAAGGCGGAGCAGTCGAAGCCGGGCGAGGCTTACGTAGAACTGCGTGTACCGCTGGAGATGTAA
- the rplU gene encoding 50S ribosomal protein L21: protein MYAIIETGGKQYRVQEGDVLFIEKLEAEDGASVTFDRVLAVSNEGGLTAGTPLVSGASVTAKVEKHGKGQKVVVYKYKPKKNYHKKQGHRQPYTKVTIEKIQA, encoded by the coding sequence ATGTATGCAATTATCGAAACTGGTGGTAAACAATACAGAGTCCAAGAGGGCGATGTTCTGTTCATCGAGAAGCTGGAAGCTGAAGACGGCGCAAGCGTAACGTTTGACCGTGTATTGGCTGTTTCCAACGAAGGCGGTCTGACTGCAGGAACTCCGCTCGTAAGCGGCGCGTCTGTAACAGCTAAGGTCGAGAAACACGGTAAGGGTCAGAAGGTTGTAGTTTACAAATACAAACCGAAGAAGAACTACCACAAGAAACAAGGCCATCGTCAACCGTACACTAAAGTAACTATTGAGAAGATTCAGGCGTAA
- a CDS encoding ACT domain-containing protein produces MKERYYLVREDILPDAVLKTMQVKQLLEAGDAKTVHEGVEQVGLSRSAFYKYKDGIHLIHQLERERIVTISLDLEHESGMLSKVLGCVAVHGANVLTINQSIPLQGRANVVISVEISHMNHELGDMLDGLKEISGVKRAVIIGQG; encoded by the coding sequence GTGAAAGAGCGCTATTATTTGGTCCGGGAGGACATTTTGCCTGACGCAGTGCTGAAGACGATGCAGGTCAAACAGCTGCTGGAAGCAGGAGACGCCAAGACGGTGCATGAGGGTGTGGAGCAGGTTGGACTTAGCCGCAGCGCTTTTTATAAATACAAAGACGGCATTCATCTGATTCATCAGCTGGAGCGGGAACGGATCGTAACCATTTCCCTTGATCTGGAGCATGAATCGGGCATGCTGTCCAAGGTGCTCGGCTGTGTAGCGGTTCATGGGGCGAATGTGCTGACGATCAATCAGAGTATTCCTCTGCAGGGGCGGGCAAATGTCGTCATCTCTGTGGAAATCTCGCATATGAACCATGAGCTGGGTGACATGCTGGACGGTCTGAAGGAAATATCCGGTGTGAAGCGGGCTGTAATTATAGGTCAGGGATAA
- a CDS encoding homoserine dehydrogenase, whose amino-acid sequence MKPVKVGLLGLGTVGAGVVRIVEGNQEDLSSQVGSPIVIERIAVKNVDKPRDIEVDAALITTDPWEVIRDPEIDVIVEVMGGIAGTKEYILEALELGKHIVTANKDLMALHGSEILAKAQEKQCDVFYEASVAGGIPIIRTLIEGFSSDKIKKIMGIVNGTTNYILSKMSQEGASYHDVLKEAQGLGYAESDPTSDVEGLDAARKMAILGTLGFRTNVELNDVSVSGISGVSKEDIAFAKRLGYDMKLLGIAECEDEEFSISVQPTMIRASHPLASVNGVFNAVYVYGQAVGETMFYGAGAGAMPTATSIVADLVAVIKNLKLGVNGLKQIVPYKQKKLKSDEDIFYKNFLLLHVDDKAGVLAKITQVFAEYDVSLDSVVQQANPNNPDAEIIIVTHNASRASMNKVLRHLEELPVIHRIKSHYRVEG is encoded by the coding sequence ATGAAGCCGGTTAAAGTTGGATTATTAGGACTTGGCACGGTCGGTGCGGGCGTAGTCCGTATCGTCGAAGGAAATCAGGAGGACCTGAGCAGTCAGGTGGGTTCCCCGATCGTTATTGAACGCATAGCTGTAAAAAATGTTGATAAGCCGCGGGACATCGAAGTCGATGCAGCGCTGATCACTACCGATCCGTGGGAGGTTATCCGCGATCCGGAAATTGATGTCATTGTTGAAGTCATGGGCGGCATCGCCGGCACCAAGGAATATATTCTGGAGGCACTGGAGCTCGGCAAGCATATCGTAACCGCCAATAAAGACCTGATGGCACTCCACGGGTCGGAGATCCTGGCTAAGGCGCAGGAGAAGCAGTGTGACGTATTTTATGAGGCCAGCGTCGCCGGCGGGATTCCGATTATCCGTACGCTGATCGAAGGCTTTTCCTCGGACAAAATCAAGAAAATCATGGGGATCGTAAACGGTACAACCAATTACATACTGAGCAAAATGAGTCAAGAAGGCGCCTCTTATCATGATGTGCTGAAGGAAGCGCAGGGACTGGGCTATGCCGAGTCAGACCCGACCTCTGATGTGGAAGGCCTTGACGCAGCACGCAAAATGGCTATTCTGGGCACGCTCGGCTTCCGCACCAATGTGGAGCTGAATGATGTCAGTGTCAGCGGGATTTCCGGCGTGAGCAAGGAGGATATCGCCTTTGCCAAACGTCTTGGTTATGATATGAAGCTGCTGGGGATTGCCGAGTGTGAAGACGAGGAATTCAGCATCAGTGTACAGCCGACGATGATCCGCGCCTCCCATCCGCTCGCTTCTGTGAATGGCGTTTTTAATGCGGTTTATGTATACGGGCAGGCGGTTGGTGAGACGATGTTCTACGGCGCAGGTGCAGGGGCAATGCCTACAGCAACCTCTATCGTGGCTGACCTGGTGGCGGTAATCAAGAACCTGAAGCTGGGCGTGAACGGCCTGAAGCAGATTGTGCCTTACAAGCAGAAGAAGCTGAAGAGCGACGAAGATATTTTTTATAAAAACTTTCTGCTGCTGCATGTTGATGACAAAGCGGGTGTGCTGGCCAAAATTACCCAGGTGTTCGCAGAATATGACGTCAGTCTCGATTCCGTGGTTCAGCAGGCTAATCCGAATAATCCGGATGCAGAAATCATTATTGTAACGCATAATGCCAGCCGGGCAAGCATGAATAAGGTGCTGCGCCATCTGGAGGAGCTTCCGGTTATTCACCGAATCAAGAGCCATTACCGTGTAGAGGGATAG